One part of the Acinetobacter sp. XS-4 genome encodes these proteins:
- the coq7 gene encoding 2-polyprenyl-3-methyl-6-methoxy-1,4-benzoquinone monooxygenase, which translates to MRHYTGIDQLINSFDQALRSLVPGATAAQRQNPAESVEAKLGVEDARHVAGLMRVNHSGEVCAQALYHGQALTAKLPNVRQEMQQAAIEEQDHLAWCEVRLKELNSHTSLLNPIWYGLSYGMGALAGIAGDKYSLGFVAETERQVSLHLQDHLNQLPAQDDRSRKILEQMNEDELHHRHTALEAGGVELPYAVKITMTAISKLMTKTSYYL; encoded by the coding sequence ATGCGCCACTATACTGGAATTGATCAGCTTATTAACTCTTTTGATCAAGCATTACGTAGTCTTGTTCCGGGTGCAACCGCAGCACAGCGCCAAAATCCGGCCGAATCGGTTGAAGCAAAACTAGGAGTAGAAGATGCTCGCCATGTCGCAGGCTTAATGCGTGTTAACCATAGTGGTGAAGTATGCGCACAAGCCCTTTATCATGGACAAGCATTAACGGCGAAATTGCCAAATGTACGCCAAGAAATGCAACAAGCTGCAATTGAAGAACAAGATCATTTAGCGTGGTGTGAAGTTCGTTTAAAAGAGCTAAATAGTCATACTAGTTTATTAAACCCAATTTGGTATGGGCTTTCATATGGTATGGGTGCTCTTGCCGGCATTGCAGGTGACAAATATAGCTTAGGTTTTGTTGCAGAAACTGAACGTCAGGTCAGCCTTCATTTACAAGATCATTTAAACCAGTTACCTGCTCAAGATGATCGTTCTCGTAAAATTTTAGAGCAAATGAATGAAGATGAATTACATCATCGCCATACAGCGCTTGAAGCAGGCGGTGTTGAATTACCATATGCTGTAAAAATTACGATGACTGCTATTTCAAAGTTAATGACAAAAACTAGT
- a CDS encoding MFS transporter: MMKQDEHLMTSRRFVPMFFTQFFGALNDNVFKQALLLVITYGLIQQQSAPVSTLNNLAALLFILPYFFFSATAGQIADKYERSQLVRGIKILEIIIMLIGSAGFLLGHLWLLLLALFLMGTHSTFFGPIKYAILPEILKPQELMSGNALFQSGTSMAILFGMILGGAVIASSHGNLLWISLTVVIIACIGYLCSRFILPQKVAAPDLKIDWNFIRTSFQTIKYAKSLPLVFTILLGNSWYWFYGATYLTQIPQLTQQNLHASENVVSLLLTFFSVGIGVGSLLCRKIGGSEINIKMVPIGAIGLTLFALYLAASLAFVPERTGALLTLKDIFTQGWVYYHVMLAVTLLGISGGFYIVPLYAMMQAYSPRSHRARVVAANNILNAVFMVSSAIFSILILSVLKIDIKILFIITAVLSAIFSIWLLARLKPMLATAHLSLED; this comes from the coding sequence ATGATGAAACAAGATGAGCACCTGATGACATCACGTCGGTTCGTACCGATGTTTTTTACCCAGTTTTTTGGCGCATTAAATGATAACGTTTTTAAGCAAGCTTTATTATTAGTGATTACTTATGGCTTGATTCAGCAGCAATCTGCTCCTGTAAGTACCCTTAATAATTTGGCAGCTCTCTTGTTTATTTTGCCCTATTTCTTTTTTTCGGCAACTGCCGGACAAATTGCAGATAAATATGAGCGCTCACAACTCGTCCGCGGCATAAAAATTTTAGAAATTATTATTATGCTCATTGGATCTGCCGGTTTTTTATTGGGGCACTTATGGTTGCTTCTTCTTGCTTTATTCTTAATGGGAACACATTCAACATTCTTTGGCCCCATCAAATACGCTATTTTGCCTGAAATTTTAAAACCGCAAGAATTAATGTCTGGTAATGCTCTGTTTCAGTCAGGCACTTCAATGGCAATTTTATTCGGGATGATTTTAGGTGGCGCTGTAATTGCATCCTCACATGGGAACTTATTGTGGATTAGTCTTACTGTTGTAATTATTGCTTGCATTGGCTATTTATGTAGCCGCTTCATTTTGCCACAGAAAGTTGCTGCTCCCGATTTAAAGATTGACTGGAATTTCATTCGTACAAGTTTTCAAACGATTAAATATGCCAAAAGCTTACCTTTAGTATTCACCATTTTGTTAGGTAACTCGTGGTACTGGTTTTATGGTGCTACTTATTTAACGCAAATTCCACAGCTCACCCAACAAAATCTGCATGCATCAGAAAATGTGGTTAGCCTTTTGCTTACTTTCTTTTCAGTCGGTATTGGGGTCGGGTCTCTTCTTTGCCGTAAAATTGGCGGCTCAGAAATTAATATTAAAATGGTACCAATTGGTGCGATTGGCCTTACCCTTTTTGCGCTTTACCTTGCCGCGAGTTTAGCTTTTGTACCCGAAAGAACTGGTGCATTACTCACGTTAAAAGATATTTTTACTCAAGGCTGGGTTTACTATCATGTCATGTTAGCGGTGACTTTACTGGGGATTAGCGGCGGTTTTTATATTGTTCCTTTATATGCCATGATGCAGGCTTATTCACCACGTTCACATCGCGCTCGTGTTGTAGCAGCAAACAACATTTTAAATGCCGTTTTTATGGTTTCATCTGCAATTTTTTCAATCTTAATCTTAAGTGTTTTAAAAATTGATATTAAAATACTATTTATTATTACAGCTGTACTTAGTGCAATCTTTAGTATTTGGCTTCTAGCACGTCTAAAACCAATGCTTGCCACAGCACATCTTTCTTTGGAGGACTAA
- a CDS encoding autotransporter assembly complex family protein — MPSKIKFKQSTLSHSMHLILKMQGIPKLICSSLLLTVCVTPSFAQTSVESNSSTLNQTVPDASTEQLVPVSQQTTAPITDIATLVTQAQQQQDSLAILQQQEQFPNQIDEFKPIALDNLEDLPDLPVDQNMANEIYKVAEEAKSEAQNFQNGTQRLPEVTVNDATQSELNQINQAPVNIDQLMQEIKSDSQIVVEANETGKTLPELTPEAEQPPEQAGFFKRILNKVRPPRAIPMEQVPRISADVDGASDVLAKNIKGKLSTFTQESFEDFNAALPQLRTLSNQAAQAVGYYNAEFKFEKLSPSRVRVKVTPNEPVRINEQNIEFTGAGEKQAQFQVIRLIPDQDVGDIFNHGLYETTKTRIVNAATDNGYFDAFWRLHDVKVSQPENKADINLRYETGERYKLDKVEFRMSDPSKPLPLNQNILESMAPWKEGDDYAFWRVNTLANNLTNSRYFNYTLVDSIKPDPIEKPLELPPDLQALVDEQNIDVDESNLLSPEERQLAKARQFATSNKEVTQNVADEKQFAGTQKTKEAEPQTAMLQSASVQQAEQETEQDRLQAQARETKRIPVIVTLNADRLNSLETGIGYGTDTGARLRSQYRRSIVNKYGHSFDANLEVSQIRQSIDGRYSIPYKHPLNDYFNIVGGYERETRDDIGPDVSLLTESAVVGGERIIKRPLGNWQHTFGVRYRLDRLTQQGNVDISELPDAFKTAASEQEALLFSYETSKTSSNTRLNPTKAFKQTYKVELGSESLLSDANMAIASAGWRFIYSLGENDDHQFVGRSDLSYIFTDDFDKVPYNLRFFTGGDQTIRGFDYKSLSPEVDGYKIGGQALAVGSLEYNYQFKDGWRAAVFSDFGNAYDKDFSNPAAYSVGVGIRWKSPIGPIRLDVASGISDENHPIRLHFFIGPQL; from the coding sequence ATGCCTTCTAAAATTAAGTTTAAACAGTCAACTCTCTCTCATTCTATGCATTTAATTTTAAAAATGCAGGGGATTCCTAAACTTATTTGTAGCAGCTTGTTGTTAACGGTTTGTGTAACGCCAAGCTTTGCTCAAACCTCTGTTGAGAGTAACTCTTCAACTTTAAATCAGACCGTGCCTGATGCATCAACTGAACAATTAGTTCCAGTGAGTCAGCAAACAACTGCTCCCATAACAGATATTGCTACACTTGTGACTCAAGCGCAGCAGCAACAAGATAGCTTGGCTATATTGCAACAACAAGAACAATTTCCAAATCAAATTGACGAATTTAAGCCAATCGCACTTGATAATCTTGAGGATTTGCCTGACTTGCCTGTTGACCAAAACATGGCAAATGAAATTTATAAAGTCGCTGAAGAAGCTAAAAGTGAAGCACAAAACTTCCAAAATGGTACTCAAAGACTACCCGAAGTTACAGTCAATGATGCAACTCAGTCTGAACTTAATCAGATTAATCAAGCACCTGTAAATATTGATCAGCTTATGCAAGAGATTAAATCTGATAGCCAGATTGTAGTCGAAGCCAATGAAACTGGAAAAACTTTACCTGAATTAACTCCGGAGGCTGAACAGCCACCTGAGCAAGCTGGTTTCTTTAAACGTATTTTAAATAAAGTACGTCCACCACGTGCAATTCCGATGGAACAAGTGCCACGTATTAGTGCGGATGTGGACGGTGCTTCAGATGTGCTGGCTAAAAATATTAAAGGTAAGTTATCAACATTTACCCAAGAATCATTTGAAGATTTTAATGCCGCTTTACCTCAGCTCAGAACGCTAAGTAATCAGGCTGCGCAAGCAGTGGGTTATTATAATGCTGAGTTTAAATTTGAAAAATTAAGTCCGAGCCGAGTTCGCGTTAAGGTTACACCAAATGAACCTGTACGAATTAATGAGCAAAATATCGAATTTACTGGTGCTGGTGAAAAACAAGCTCAGTTTCAGGTTATTCGCTTAATTCCTGATCAAGATGTGGGTGATATCTTTAACCATGGTTTATATGAAACCACGAAAACCCGAATCGTTAATGCAGCCACTGATAACGGTTATTTTGATGCTTTTTGGCGACTGCATGATGTGAAAGTGAGTCAGCCAGAAAACAAGGCTGATATCAATTTGCGCTATGAAACAGGTGAGCGCTACAAATTAGATAAGGTTGAGTTTCGCATGAGCGATCCATCGAAACCCTTGCCTTTGAACCAAAATATTTTAGAAAGTATGGCCCCTTGGAAAGAAGGTGATGACTATGCATTTTGGCGTGTAAATACTTTAGCAAATAACCTAACTAACTCGCGTTATTTTAACTACACCTTAGTTGATAGCATCAAACCCGATCCAATTGAAAAACCACTTGAGCTACCGCCAGATTTGCAGGCTTTAGTCGATGAGCAAAATATCGATGTGGATGAGTCTAATTTACTTTCACCCGAAGAAAGACAACTTGCTAAAGCACGTCAATTCGCTACATCTAATAAAGAAGTTACGCAAAACGTAGCAGATGAAAAACAGTTTGCAGGAACACAAAAAACAAAAGAAGCAGAACCTCAAACAGCAATGTTGCAAAGTGCGTCAGTTCAGCAGGCGGAACAAGAAACTGAACAAGATCGTTTACAAGCTCAAGCACGTGAAACGAAAAGAATTCCAGTCATTGTGACTTTAAACGCAGATAGGCTAAATAGTTTAGAAACGGGTATTGGTTATGGGACCGATACAGGTGCACGTTTACGTAGTCAGTATCGCCGCTCTATTGTGAATAAATATGGTCATTCTTTCGATGCTAACTTGGAAGTCTCGCAAATTCGTCAATCTATTGATGGCCGATATAGTATTCCCTACAAACACCCGTTGAATGACTACTTTAACATTGTGGGCGGTTATGAGCGTGAAACGCGTGATGATATTGGTCCAGATGTAAGTTTGCTTACTGAATCCGCTGTTGTTGGTGGTGAACGAATCATTAAACGTCCGTTAGGTAACTGGCAACATACTTTTGGTGTCCGTTATCGTTTAGACCGTTTGACCCAACAGGGTAATGTTGATATTTCTGAGTTACCAGATGCTTTTAAAACTGCAGCATCAGAGCAAGAAGCACTATTATTTAGTTATGAGACCTCTAAAACCTCAAGTAATACACGTTTAAACCCAACGAAAGCTTTTAAACAAACCTATAAGGTAGAATTAGGTAGCGAGAGTTTACTGTCCGATGCCAATATGGCAATTGCAAGTGCGGGTTGGAGATTTATTTATTCTCTGGGTGAAAATGATGATCATCAATTCGTTGGAAGATCTGACCTTAGCTACATTTTTACCGATGATTTTGACAAAGTTCCGTACAATCTTAGATTCTTTACCGGTGGTGACCAAACAATTCGTGGCTTTGACTATAAGAGTCTTTCTCCGGAAGTAGATGGATATAAAATTGGTGGACAAGCTTTGGCTGTAGGTTCTTTAGAATATAACTATCAGTTTAAGGACGGTTGGCGAGCTGCTGTTTTCTCTGACTTTGGTAATGCCTATGATAAAGACTTTAGTAATCCAGCAGCTTATAGCGTTGGGGTGGGAATTCGCTGGAAGTCTCCAATCGGTCCAATCCGTTTAGATGTCGCTTCGGGTATTTCAGATGAAAACCATCCGATTCGTTTACATTTCTTTATAGGCCCACAACTTTAA